One Lepisosteus oculatus isolate fLepOcu1 chromosome 27, fLepOcu1.hap2, whole genome shotgun sequence genomic window, TAAGGTGACCCAGGTAGTTCATCACTCAACTGCAAGGCAGAATTGGGAGCTCCACCGTCTCCCACATGCAGACATTGGGGAGGAGATAGCTGAAGTATATCCAAGGTCTTTAAAATCAGTCATTGTCCATGTCTTTGTATTTACAGTGCTCTTACGTGCAAACATAGCATGATTAGGTCACGGTCCTTCtatctgtgtgtgtccccgGTCAGTCGTTGGTGGAGAATACAGGGGGAGGCCACACTCCGATGATATGAGTGCCTTTCGCCGAGTCGCCATGTTTCTCCCAGCTTGAGTCGCGTCTTGTGCAGTGTGCAATGTGATGGCCCAGGACGTGTTTGCTTGTCCAGCTCTGGGATGTCCCTGTCCCCCCCCCAGCAAacaggaggggagaggagagggacagagcggggggggggggtcctaATCGATGTCCAAAGCAGATAAGGATAATCACCTTATTTCCTGCGTTTGCATCAGCTGATGTGCAGTAAAACCTGGGAAATGAAAGGGAGGAAGGGCGAttatctgtctctgtctctgtctctgtctttgtctctgtctctgtctctcggGGTCGAGGGGAGCGCCACGGGAAATGGGGTGCGTGTTTCTGGAGTGTGGAGCCCCTCTCTCAGTGTCTGTGATTGTCCTTCCAGCGATCGCACTGTGCTGCGCTCGGCTGACAACGGGGGGCGCTGGGACCGAAGCGTGCACCGGGACCCCGGATGGGGGCGGAGGGGTGGTCTACCAGCTCGCTGAGGAGGTCGTGCGGAGCGCCAGCCACAGGACCTGCGAGGCCACCTGGACCACGAAGGTGGGTGTGGAACCGGGAGCCGGGCGGCCCGTCGGCGCCACCGAGACCCGTTCGCCGGGGTGCTGGAAGGAACGCCCCCGCGCTGACGGCCAGTTCGCCCAGCTGGTTATTCTCGTTTGGCTGGATGGTACTTTCCCCCAGCGGAGTGTAGAACAGACGTTCGGGGAGGGGGAGTTGGATCCAAACCGTGCTCAGTTCCGTAAGTCTCCCTCTCTCAGGCCCCCGGGCTCCCTGGGTCAGTCCTGGCGGTAGAGAGGGGGCTGGCTGGGTCAGGCCTGGAACTGACCCGGCTGGGGAAGCACAGCTGTCTTCTTGGGGTTTCTTGCCAGGATCCTGGAAGAACAGCCCACACAGTTACATATTATGTATTTTAGAATTAAATAGGGGTTTTAGTTTTATAATAATGTTATAACTTTTAATAATGTCTTATGATCGTTTGAAGCAACATGCATGGTGaagaacaatacagtagattgttCTTGATTACTTATAATGGAGCCCCAAACTAAAGTTTTTACAATAATTCCTGCTACATATTTACAGTCACATCTGGAACAATAACCTTTGTCACTTCTGTaatgtttcaattttaaaattgaagaTGATCCTATAAAGAATGTCTTAATTATTTGCCTTTATTGCACTGGAGAAAATAATCCTTTTCTTGATTTATTGCATAATACACATTgaacattttttgttatttacaaAAGACAGTAGTAACTTGGAAAAATTTCCAAAATGAAATCGTATGACAATATTTAGCTACTTAAGAGTTTGGTTTGACTGTTTCAGAGTGTACCTAAAAGAAATGGTACTGTGCCATTGTATGTTTTACCTTGTTCAAGAGATCAATGGCCTTTTTGATATCCTTTTGGCCTGCCTGTTTGTGAACACTGCTCGAAAATGAGTAAGATCAAATATTTCTGTGAATCGGTGATCGGCTCCATTCCAGACCATAAACATGTCAGAGAGGTTGGGAAGGAGAGGAGCGATTGGGCTCGTCCAGCCTGTAGGGCCGTCGGTCGTTCGTCGATCCCATTCCCACGTTGACGTATTCGCAATCCTCAGGAGACGCTGACCTTTGATtggattggatttttgaaatcagtaccctggtttcttttcaagaaacagctggatgagatcctggggttAATTAGCTGGTGACTACAGTGGGGTGGACGGATCGCCCCTCTCTATAAGAACCTCTCTTCCGCCTCTTGCATTCCTCCGTCCGGTCCGCCTTACCCCCGGCAGGCTTCTCCGAGGTGCGATAGGAGGTAGTGCCGCTGACAGGTGACGGGAGTCGCTCTGCCTACAGGGCACCGTGATGGCCATCCTGGGAGGGGGAGACAGTCGGCACACCTTGCCGGCCCTCGCCGTGACCCCGTCGTCGCTGAGGGCCGAGGCCTGCCTGCAGGACGTGCAGTACCACCTCAGCTGCACGGACCCTGGGGTAAGGCTGTCCTCCTCTCCGCGCCTCCCGGTGCTGTGCATGCTGGGCTGCGGCTTTCCTCCCCGCATTCTCCCCAGGTCTCTGCGTGTCCCTCTGTCCGGCTCTGGAGTCCGGCGTGTCCACCTTCTGTCTCTGTGACTCTCTGTGACTCTCTGTGACTCTCTGtgactctctgtgtctctctctgtctctctgtctctctgtctctctgtctctctgtctctctgtctctctgtctctctgtctctctgtctctctgtctctctgtctctctgtctctctgtctctctgtctctctgtctctctgtctctctgtctctatgGCTCAGGCCAGGCGAGCGCTTGATCCCCCACATTAACgagtgtttttatattttccagGTGGTGAAGCTGATTGACTGCCACTGTGAGTAGAAAACTCGCCTTACTAACCGGTCAGCGGGAGGGACAGGGGATCATCCTGACGGGCTGATAGACAGCTGCGTGTTTGGGGTTTTCACCCTCTCTCTTATAGGCCTCTTTTAGAAGTAGTCACGGCTGCAGGAGTGATTTTCCACAAGTTATTGGCGGCAGTGTTGTTTTGCAACTTCTTTTGTGCGCCTGCCAACGCTGATGTAACTGTATGATGCAATCTGAGTGCCAGTATTAGAAAAAAGAGACTGGCCTGCCTCTGTCCAGGCTCTGCACACAGGGAGTAGATAAGGTAGCAGCCTCTGAAATTCCCctgcctcaggcactgtgttaaaTGCAGCACTGCCCTGATCTGAGgactgggctgggctgctgtagtACTGTTCACTCCTTATAGGGTCATCAGGCTCCCAGAGTGCATCAGCAAGCTCTGTGTTGTCAGGTAAGACTACTAGGCATAAATAGTGCAGTCTTATCTACTTCTGGTTTTACAATTTTCACTCTCACTCCCAGTGCCGaacagtctgatccactccaggttttacagtgctgtcagactcccagtggacagcagtctgatccactccaggttttacagtgctctcagactcccagtgcacagcagcctgatccactccaggttttacggtgctgtcagactcccagtgcacagcagcctgatcaactccaggttttacagtgctgtcagactcccagtgcacagcagcctgatccactccaggttttacagtgctgtcagactcccagtgcacagcagcctgatccactccaggttttacagtgctgtcagactcccagtgcacagcagcctGATCAACTCCAGGTTTTAcggtgctgtcagactcccagtgcacagcagcctGATCAACTCCAGGTTTTAcggtgctgtcagactcccagtgcacagcagcctGATCAACTCCAGGTTTTAcggtgctgtcagactcccagtgcacagcagcctGATCAACTCCAGGTTTTAcggtgctgtcagactcccagtgcacagcagtctgatcaactccaggttttacagtgctgtcagactcccagtgcacagcagcctgatccactccaggttttataATGTGGTCGTTCAGTCTCTAGGTTAAGGACAGTTAGATCTGCTAGCAGTGGGATGCGCTACTGTTAGTTAGAGGAACTGGACATGAGAGTCCAGTATAGTAAAAATTTGGACATGGCTGCAGAGGTCAATACTGCAGTGTAACGTGAGCCTTAATGCACCTACTGGAATAGGTGCAtccttcagcagcagtacacAGCAGCCCAGCTGTGTCCACATgacaaacagaattaaaagttcttgaattttgttggcaGGATGTAGGCGGTACAGTGCTGCCAAAGCAATAAGCAATACCACGTATCGTTGGAGAGGCTCACTGTCCgtttctcaggctgggacagaatCAGAACCGGGCTGCAGCTCTTGTTGAGTTTCCAGCCCCAGCAGGACTTTCGGTTTTGGGATCTTGAGAGCTGGcaccggcacagtgtggctagTTAGATCTAGAGGCTCGAGTCGCACTGTGTGGGAAAGACGCACCCCTTGTGGTCTGTCCTCAGCGTGTCTCCTACTGGTGACCCCCTGGGTCGCCCCCTTGTTTGGGCTTGGCCAGGCGTTCAGGACTGTGTTGGCGTTTGAATGACCGAACCGAtctttaattgcttaattggccCTAATGGTGAAGGTTGCGTCCTGAATTAAGGATCAGCTGGATCAGTGGTCAGGGGAAGTTTGTGGTGACTGTTTTCCTGCTTTTCAGGGGCTGGAGAGGCAGGGGGCGGTCTGGACACCCCCACAGTGGTGTTCATCACCCTTGGCATTTTCTTTTGCCTCATCGTCCTTGGTCTAATTTTCTTGTGCGTGAGGAGAAGGTGAGTGTTTCTGGGAATCCTCTGCTCCTTCCTCCTTCCAGACTCGCACGCGTGTAACAGGGAGAGCCTCTGTGTTCTGCACAAGATTGGAGTGGCGACAAGCTTGCTTGTTTCAGGATGTTTTGGATGAAACTTTTCAAATAGCAGACCTTTTGTCCAGAATGTCCTGAGGTGTCTCTTAAACCTTGTGCACGGTGTGGAAGCTCCTTGCGTTGTTCACGGTACATTCGATTTTAGCACGGGCGGTCATTCGGAGGAAACCGAATATAACACACAGCCTGTCATTGCAGAAGCTTTAAAATACCACAGTTCAGCACTGGAAAGATCAATCCAAGGGcgtaaaatgaccatttccagAGTTCTCGACATGGCTGTTTTTCATTGagcttctccctctctctctcctgcaggtACTCTCCCCTGGGGCCTCACTACTTTTGCATCCTTCACAAGACCACCTGCAAGAGGGCCGGTGACAACGATGTGACTTCTGCTTAAAGGCGTCTCAAACCCGCGCACGGGAGACGCTGTGAGGAGGAGAGGTGCAAGGCTGAGTCTCTTTTTTTTGTCGATGTTCATGCACCCAAGCAATGGAGAGGAGGGGAGGCAGCAAATGGCCTTGTCCTTGTACCTCGTCTCCTAACAGCCTCCCTGTTTTCTGTCCCCTTGACAAGGAGGCCGGGTCACATGCAGGCACTTGGATCACTCCTGTGCTGGAGGCCCCGCACTGGCTTCCAGTTAAGTCTTTGATCCTTCTGCTGGTGTACAGGGGCAGAGGGGAACTGGCGTCCACGCAGCTGATTGGTAAATGAACCAGACTTTGCGCTTCAGAGAGGAGGTGCTATTACTAGTTAATGATGAGACAGACGAGTTTTGATAGTATGATCAAGGCCAAGTAAGGTGAGACTGGAGAGCTGGACAGTCCAGTTTCTGGTGAATATTTATATCCCCCATTATATTTGCATGAATGAAGattatatatatagatatacaTTTAATTTCCTAATATATATAGTGCATATTTGCACACTATAATGCATAGACTTTATACAAAGCATCACGTGAAGTgatgttaaataaaaattattagaaataataaactattttatatagcacttttaaaaGTTCCATTTAAAAGCTATTTATGGTAGGGGTAAAAtaacagttaaaacaaaagaaaacggTTATAAtcagaaatgacaaaataagcacaaataaaaaaacacacagttaTAGAAATGCTCCAGAAGATACAAGGTCACGCGAGAATGAAGCAGACGGAGACACTAATTGAGTAAATGCCTTTTTGTGGCCATGTGACATTTTTCACCTAGCACCAGCAGAGGGAGGTGTCTGATTGCCTGCAAGGTGAGCCCTGTGCCTCTGGTTTCTCATGCTGTTTTCTGTAACGCTGGGGTGACAGTGTGcacgcccccctccccctctttttaaaaaaaaatgatgtcccAGGGTGTGCAGCTCTGATCCTGgggggggcgctgtgtctgcAGTGCTGGGATGGGCCGTCACTCGGGCCCTGTTCGTCCAGCAGCGAGCTGGCTGAGCTGGCCGAGGTTGTGAAGAGCTGAATCGCCAGcactccaggaccagaactggaccGGGCTGCCCTGCCAGTTCTGTTTCTGATGCCTGGGGCTGGcgtgggtgagagagagagcaccAGGAGACATTGTTGCAGAAAAACGAAGGAGCGAGAGATTTTGAACTAGTCACACACTTGAGATGCTGCCTTGTATCTGGGGAACATCGCCTTCTTGTTCTAAAATATCACCGGAACACTACAACTTCACTATAACTGACGTGAAGTGAGTTAATGCAGCATGTAGTCCCACAGGAACTGATTGATTGATTAGAGCTTTGATTGGATTCCCCCTGTTAAAGCCTTCCTGCCTGTGCCACACAAGTGGGGATGGTGGCCTAATTCCTGTTCATATAAACTGACTGCTGAAGTCAGGCCTTTTCTTCACAATCCTGGACGTTTcttctgttattattattattattattattattattattattattattattattattataataagctGTTTAGTGTGCACATGTGCAAAGACTCGATACTTTAACCAGACCCACAGAGTTGGAATCGGATCTCCAGCAGTTTGCTCTCGCCCTGGGCCTGGCACCAGTGTCATTGGCCCATTCCTGCTTCCTGCTGTAGAGCCCAGCTGGAGGAGGCGCTCCGGAAAGTTGTTTTACTGGGGCGCAGTTTTGTGATGATAGTTGCAGGAGAGCCCTCATGGGTGAGTGCACCTCCGTGTCTGTTTAGGGGAGTCAGCTCTGTGTGGGTGGGTGTATAAATGTCTTCagagggcggagcggtggctctgtggctcaggatctgcgcctgtggctggaaggttgccggttcgtatcccgcggccggcagaggaatcctgctctgttgggcccctgagcaaggcccttcaccccagctgctccaggggcgctgtacaatggctgaccctgcgctctgacccccagcttctctccctgtctgtgtgtctcatggagagcaagctggggtctgcgaaaagactaattcctgatacaagaaattgtgtagggctaataaagtgatctgatctttgTACACTGATGTGCAGAAAGCGATGGTTAATAGTGTTGAACGTGTGCTGCCTTCTGGGATGAAGGGCAGTAGCTGTGTAGCAGAAGAGACGTCCAGCTCTGAAGTGTCATGTCACTGTGGAAGTGCATGAAGACTCCTCAGGCTGTGCCAGTGTGCGCACAACGAGTTGGCATGTCCAGTGCAGTGTCTGCCGCCATGTGGGCACACAGGGACAGCGCTCCTGAAGCCACGCTGCTGGCTCAGCCCGGCCTCTAATCGATTACCTGATAATCGCTTGATTGATCCTTGATTACCATTCTAGTAGGACACTGTAGACCTCTCCCTGGGGTCCTGATTCCTTAAATGGATTTCCTTTGCATGCTCCATTGCAGTGCCTGTGAGGATGTAATGGATTCCAGCAGGGGACAAATGACTTAATTGGCCCCACTTGAAACGGAGTCCAATGGGTCTAATTGAGGCACAGGGCAGGAGTGTGAAGGATCAAGGAAGCCCGTCCCTGGAGTGGCCCCGAAGGGCGCTCGAGTCCAGCCCCGTCCTTGTCGCGCTTGAATGAATGAAACTTAAATTCCTGCCCCGAGGGCGTTCAACCATCACGCCCAGCAGACGAAACCACTTGTACTCACTGCTCTGTTCcccacacacgcacgcacacgcacgcacacacacgcttGTAAACTTGTAAACAGGTTACAAGGGAGAGGAGCCATTCGGCCTGTCCAATGcaacttgttccattctcccaccactctttgtggaAATGATATGGctcctgtttctctctctctcaccccctgAAGTGGTCATTCCAGGCTCTGTGGGTTAACTGATCTGTCAGGAAAACAAATGGTTTTAAATTATAGTTGAAGatgctttttattgcttttctctGCTTTGTGATTGCATTGTAATCGGTCCTCGGATGAATTCCATGCATTGTCTTATTAAACATTTGACTGTCAGAGTTCtgtgattgttttttattgctGATTTAAGGGCACCCCATCATTTACAAATCCTAGGCCTACAGCACACCAACACACACTCCCAAAAATGACACTGACAAAAACAAGTGTGTAGTCTGCATTGTGTATTTCGCATCTCAACAATGATCTCACTGCTTGGTGGGCGAGAGGTACTCTGGACTGGTTTAGCAAGATTTTGAGCTCTCGGTTACATAATCAATCTAATTATTAAATGAGCTGCATAACTGTCATCAAGTGGAATGGAAACCAACAGTACGGGCAGGATTTAAGGATTGGAAACCGCAGCTATAAGTTGTTAGACCTTAAAAAATCTATACATGTCTCTGTGAGAAATAATTTGATTAATCACTTCACACAGGGCCCTTCATTAAAAGACTTTGATACTGGTGTATTGCAGTGCAAAACCACGGTGCAGCTAGTAAGCGTTTGGTCGTATAAACAGCTTTATAAACATCCACCACGCTTGATTTGGTGGTGTTTTCCAAGAAACCGGGAGCGGAGGTCACGTGTTCTGGGTGACCGGTGGTAACGCGCTGCCGCGGTTTACGGAAGGAAGTGTCGCCCGTAGCAACGGGACCTGTTGTCGTCGGTGCGTGCTCGAGAAGAAACATGGCGGAACAGAGCGGAATGGAGCGACTCGATATCGGCGCCCTGAGCCCGGAACAGCAGGAGAAGCTTCGGCAGTTTAAGGTAAagctaaaagcaaaataaacttgCTGAAGTAAATGTTTACACGAAGCATGTAAAGTTAGATGTTATGAATATAACTTGGTTGCAGCCGAGCTATAAAACAGGTTTTTatccaataaaaaaacactgctttGATTGACTGGAAGGATGACAAACCATGAGCACAGGGGCAGGTTACTTCTGTAACTAGAAGGGCTAAAGGAGAGTACGTATTAGACAAACAACAGTAGATAGAAAATTCTGAAATTTGgaagtttttcttctctctagATCAAAACGAGAATCGAAAACGAGAAGTATTTACGATCACATCCAGAGGTGGATCTCTTGTTGAGCGATTTCTTAAGGTTAGAAACGACACAGATTTGCACAATTTTAACAACTTTAATGGCGCgagtactatatacagtatatatataattctGTTCCCCCCCTTTTCTCTCAGAGAAGTGTTCTTAAAGAGACCTGAGGACATCCGAGAGTTTGCAGCAGGTAAATTAACACATGGAATATTACAATATTCATAcaatacacaatacaatacaatatacaataggAATATTACAACTCTCTCTGTAAATGGGTTTCACGGAAATCTGACCTACAGTGTACAAATTAACAGGGCTGTTTTCATCAATTCGACCTGATTAACCATGTGCAAAAGTTTGTGGTGAGACAGCAACTTTATGATTCAGGTTTAGCATCagatattgaaaaaataaaaaagtgcagcTAATTGGTGATCAGTTTTCCACATAGTTCATATATATATCTACATGTTAACTCATCTAGTtgtaaagaaacaagtaaaggtttattccaggctgaagagagaagaaaagaaacacaactttttggctgtggagccttcttcaggtgtggcatggaataaacctcaaCTTGTTCCTTGGCAGCCGACACACattgacgcagctccctacttgaactaatttagttgtttttgaaaaaaatgacaattatTGGAATTAAAAAATAGGAAACTCAGCTTTAGAAGTCAAATAAAGCCTTATTTCTCTTTGCAGATCATTTCACAGACTCTGGCCTGCCTGAAAGAATCCAGCTGAGGCTGGAGAGTTGCTCGGAGTAGCAGGAGCAGGAATCGGGAATTTGTTTTCTATTAAATAGCGTTTAGACAGTCACACACAGCTTGTTAGTGGTTGTTTCTCAGTTGCAGTCCTTGGATTGGCCATGTGGCCGGTGATCGGTGGTGATTTTAAGGAACTCTCGAGAGTTATGAAAACAGCCAAGTTCTTCTTCACCTATGCTGCTCTAGTCGCCCTCCGTGATGTCACTTCCTGAAAGCGTGACTCCTCTGTCATGTGACTTCCTGCAAAACTACAACTACCACAGTCCCTGCCTTTCTGCAGCCCTCCTCCACCTGTGCCACTTCCCCCCTGTTAACTCCCCTCTCTCCAAGGGCCTCGTGATTTCCTCATCCTCTGTCAAGTCTTGGCCAAGCGGGTTGAGACAGTGTGCCTTACTTCTTATGCCTGTAAACACTCCTAAACGCGTTTTTATTGGGTGTTGTCGTTCCTCCCAAAGTGTATTCAGTGCTAGTTCCTGACTTTCCTGGGACAAAACAGTCGTTAGCTTTGGGATAGATTTATTGGGTCTGATTTATTCAGGTTTTATAGTTAAATTTTAATAACATGGCCAATGTGCTTTGATAAGGACTGGTCTCCTTTCCAGGCCTTCAATACTGCTACAGGCTCTGGTTTGCCGAGATCCTCCTCTCCAGTAGTGGATGGGTGGTGTTAAtgacaaaagaaataaaggttTCCAAAAACTATGTTCTGTGTTGTTTATAGACTTCTGCTTGTTGTGGTCATTTTGTGAGGTGGTAATTCCCCCAGAGGGTTTGCGTGGTTGTAgataaaatgttgtttcttttcatttcttaaagtgTTTTATGAGCTCCTTCTCCATCCATTTAAGTTCATGTGTGATATTGTAAAAGTAGGACAAGTCCCGCTATTTAAACACTCAATTTTTGGAGTACACTCCCGTCTAAAAATGGATGAATAGAAATACCTCTCAATCCTGGGTCCAGCTACTGCAGGAAGCTTGTGCTGCTTTTTGATCAGAGCCCtgtattaaattaattgatCTTAGCCTAGATTTCTACAGCGGGGTCCCCACCCTGTACCCCAACCTGGTGTTCCAAGGAAAACCAGGGAGCTGCTGtgagtggaccagtaggtggagcTCTTTAATCAAAGTGACCAGAATTTCACATCTTATTTCACACCTGAGACGTCACACTGGGGACGCGACCCAGGTTTTAGGGGCCAGAATTTAGACCCACGGTTTTTGGGTCACTGCGGTCCAGAAAGAACTTTTCTCCCGGTGTTCCCAGCCAAGAGACGATGAGCAGCAGGTTCAGACATGAAGTGAAGTTCTGTCCAAGGCCTTACGtggttaaaagaaaatgcagggGAGGCAGGGCTCTCGCCAGTGACCAGAGAACTGCTCCTCTGACCTGAAGCAATGTGGAGGCTTGTGGGAGTAATTTAACAGTATAACTCCTTTCTGAGTTGCTTCCCCTAATTGCTGTCATTAGTTAATTGGCATTAATGAGCGGACCGAGGGCCTGGACTGGCACGCCAGCACTTGCTGTGTTGCGGTCTCCTGGGATCGCGCTAATGGAGTCCTGGAGGGCCGTGCTTGATTTCGTTTCTAGGTAAGTGGCAGGCGGGGTTATTTCAGTACCTTGTGCTTGGAAACGGCAAGCAGTTGCCAGgccatctcctcctcctcctccccctcttcctcctgTGTTTGTGCCTCTTCATCTCTCTCCTACCTCGGCGGTGCAGATCTGCGCTCCTGGGCGCCGCGGATACTGTCTGGGGGTGGGGTGTAGTCCCAGCTCTGCTCTTAATGACCGAGCTGAGCTGATCGTCGGCTCGCCAGGAAAAGCTGGAGTGTTCTTCAAGCGTGTCCAGCTCTTTGTCCAGCTTCGAGGAGTCCTGGACTGGACGAGCTGGTGGATCCCgaccctacaggctggggtctgTGCCCCTCTCTCGCACATCATGTGTCTCTACAAGCCAACGGGTCAGATGTGTTAGTTAGCAGATCTAGTGTCTTCAAAATAAGCCACTAGCCACAGGTTCTCTTAGGCTGCAGGCAGAGAGGTTGAGCAAATATCGGCCAGTCAGGGTGAAATTTATGGCTCCCCATTGAGACCTGGTTTCATGCTGTGAAAGAAGATAAAGCAGTCTTATTGTGTGGATTATTAGCGGTTTGTTCATGTTGTGTTTTTACCAATTAATTGTATTTCCATAAGTAACCCCCCCATCTATGCCGGCATAGTGGAACCAGGAAATTACTGCCTTAATTTGAATAAGTTCTATCTGTAAACCCTTTCACCGATCAATAAAAGGATTCTAAAGGAATAAGCCATTGCCAGTTGCACCACATGGCTGTACCTAATGAGGCAGCCAGGGTTACTTCATTGACTGACACGTTAGATCGCTTCGAAACGCAGTTCCAGTTTTGCCTGGCTGGCCAGGTCTCGTCTTTGGATTGATGCTGTAGTTCTGGGCTTCCTTGTGAAGATGACCTTTGCTGACCAGCTGCTGGACTTGACTGGTTGACCGTCAGTGTTGGAGTTCTTCTGACCTTTGGGAAAGCTGGTGTCTGGGAGTgccagggtgctggggctgaggGAAGATCGCTGGTGTCTCCCTGCTTGGATTAAAACCTCTTTCCAAGCCACACTGAACTGCGCTGTGACCTCCTGTACCCCAACACCCTCACACGCCCCCCCCCAGAATCGCTGATCTAGAACGGGGGACCTGCCGCACCCCCCCGGCAACTAGGAAGACCCCTTTGAGGG contains:
- the LOC102691647 gene encoding RIIa domain-containing protein 1; translated protein: MAEQSGMERLDIGALSPEQQEKLRQFKIKTRIENEKYLRSHPEVDLLLSDFLREVFLKRPEDIREFAADHFTDSGLPERIQLRLESCSE